A single Pseudomonas putida DNA region contains:
- the prfB gene encoding peptide chain release factor 2 (programmed frameshift) yields MEIQPILNTIKDLTERSLSIRGYLDYDHKHDRLIEVNRELEDAAVWNKPEYAQALGRERAMLAQVVETLDKMSNGLADCKDLLDMAVEEGDEGAVSDVETELQALEESLAQLEFRRMFSGEMDMNNAYLDIQAGSGGTEAQDWANILLRMYLRWADKRGFDATIIELSEGEVAGIKGATVHIKGEYAFGWLRTEIGVHRLVRKSPFDSGARRHTSFSAVFVSPEIDDKVEIEINPSDLRIDTYRSSGAGGQHVNTTDSAVRITHVPTNTVVACQNERSQHANKDTAMKMLRAKLYELEMQKRNAASQALEDSKSDIGWGHQIRSYVLDDSRIKDLRTGVERSDCQKVLDGDLDQYLEASLKQGL; encoded by the exons ATGGAAATCCAACCGATCCTGAACACCATCAAGGACCTCACCGAGCGTTCCCTGTCCATTCGGGGGTATCTT GACTACGATCACAAGCATGACCGCCTGATCGAAGTCAACCGCGAGCTGGAAGACGCAGCCGTCTGGAACAAGCCCGAGTACGCCCAGGCCCTGGGCCGCGAGCGCGCCATGCTGGCGCAGGTGGTCGAGACCCTGGACAAGATGTCCAACGGCCTGGCCGACTGCAAGGACCTGCTCGACATGGCCGTCGAGGAAGGTGACGAAGGCGCTGTCAGCGATGTCGAGACCGAGCTGCAGGCCCTGGAAGAATCCCTGGCCCAGCTTGAGTTCCGTCGCATGTTCAGCGGCGAGATGGACATGAACAACGCCTACCTGGACATCCAGGCCGGTTCCGGCGGTACCGAGGCGCAGGACTGGGCCAACATCCTGCTGCGCATGTACCTGCGCTGGGCCGACAAGCGTGGTTTCGACGCCACCATCATCGAACTGTCCGAGGGTGAAGTCGCCGGCATCAAGGGCGCCACCGTGCACATCAAGGGCGAGTACGCCTTCGGCTGGCTGCGCACCGAGATCGGCGTGCACCGCCTGGTGCGCAAGAGCCCGTTCGACTCTGGCGCACGTCGCCACACTTCGTTCTCGGCGGTGTTCGTGTCCCCCGAGATCGACGACAAGGTCGAGATCGAGATCAACCCGTCCGACCTGCGCATCGACACCTACCGCTCCTCCGGTGCCGGTGGTCAGCACGTCAACACCACCGACTCGGCGGTGCGTATCACCCACGTTCCGACCAACACCGTGGTGGCCTGCCAGAACGAGCGCTCCCAGCACGCCAACAAGGACACCGCCATGAAAATGCTGCGGGCCAAGTTGTACGAGCTGGAGATGCAGAAGCGCAATGCCGCCTCGCAGGCACTGGAAGACAGCAAGTCGGACATCGGCTGGGGCCACCAGATCCGTTCCTACGTGCTGGATGACTCGCGCATCAAGGACCTGCGTACCGGCGTCGAGCGCAGCGACTGCCAGAAGGTTCTGGACGGCGACCTCGACCAGTACCTGGAAGCGAGCCTCAAGCAGGGGCTGTAA
- a CDS encoding pilin assembly protein → MKIRELAQHWEQNAAGTLSPTGHALHLDLESEARLAALIDMYPKRTAEELLGELVAAALEELEASFPYVQGHKVIATDEEGDPLFEDIGPTPRFLALSRRHLHDLSNTGDDSGN, encoded by the coding sequence ATGAAAATCCGCGAACTCGCCCAGCACTGGGAACAGAATGCCGCCGGCACCCTGAGCCCCACCGGCCACGCCTTGCACCTGGACCTGGAGTCCGAAGCTCGGCTGGCGGCCTTGATCGACATGTACCCCAAGCGCACTGCCGAGGAACTGCTCGGCGAGCTGGTCGCCGCCGCGCTGGAGGAGCTGGAAGCCAGCTTCCCTTACGTGCAGGGCCACAAGGTCATCGCCACGGACGAAGAAGGTGACCCCTTGTTTGAAGACATCGGCCCGACTCCGCGTTTTCTGGCCCTTTCGCGACGGCATCTGCACGACCTCAGCAACACCGGCGACGACAGCGGCAACTGA
- the adk gene encoding adenylate kinase, with protein sequence MRVILLGAPGAGKGTQAKFITEKFGIPQISTGDMLRAAVKAGTPLGLELKKVMDAGQLVSDELIISLVKERIAQPDCANGCLFDGFPRTIPQAEAMVAAGVDIDAVVEIAVDDEEIVGRMAGRRVHLASGRTYHIQYNPPKVEGKDDVTGEDLIQRDDDKEETVRHRLSVYHSQTKPLVDFYQKLSAANAGKPKYSHIEGVGSVESITAKVLAALS encoded by the coding sequence ATGCGCGTAATTCTGCTGGGAGCTCCCGGGGCCGGTAAAGGTACTCAGGCAAAGTTCATCACCGAGAAGTTCGGTATTCCACAGATCTCCACCGGTGACATGCTGCGTGCCGCCGTCAAGGCCGGTACCCCACTGGGCCTGGAACTGAAGAAAGTCATGGATGCCGGCCAGCTGGTTTCCGACGAGCTGATCATCAGCCTGGTCAAGGAGCGCATCGCCCAGCCGGATTGCGCCAATGGCTGCCTGTTCGACGGCTTCCCGCGCACCATTCCGCAGGCTGAAGCCATGGTTGCTGCAGGCGTGGACATCGACGCCGTGGTCGAAATCGCCGTCGACGACGAAGAAATCGTTGGCCGCATGGCTGGCCGCCGCGTACACCTGGCCTCGGGCCGCACCTACCACATTCAGTACAACCCGCCGAAAGTGGAAGGCAAGGACGACGTCACCGGCGAAGACCTGATCCAGCGCGACGACGACAAGGAAGAAACCGTGCGTCACCGCCTGTCGGTCTACCACAGCCAGACCAAGCCGCTGGTGGACTTCTACCAGAAGCTGTCGGCCGCCAACGCCGGCAAGCCGAAGTACAGCCACATCGAAGGCGTCGGCTCGGTCGAGTCGATCACCGCCAAGGTGCTGGCAGCGCTGAGCTGA
- a CDS encoding OmpA family protein, which translates to MRNYVMIPALLALSVGLAACSHDPNPNLESARSNFSALQSDPQSSKVAALETKDAQDWLNKSDKAFMDRENSKKVDQLAYLTNQRIEVAKETIALRTAENELKNASAQRAQAKLDARDAQIAKLQDSLNAKQTDRGTLVTFGDVLFDFNKANLKSNAYPNITKLAQFLQENPERKVSVEGYTDSVGSANYNQGLSERRATSVRMALVRAGVDPARIVAQGYGKEYPVADNGSNSGRAQNRRVEVTISNDNQPVAPRSVSQVSQ; encoded by the coding sequence ATGCGCAACTACGTCATGATTCCCGCCCTGCTGGCCCTCAGTGTCGGCCTCGCCGCCTGCTCCCACGACCCGAACCCCAACCTGGAGTCGGCCCGCAGCAACTTCTCGGCGCTGCAGAGCGACCCGCAGTCGAGCAAGGTTGCCGCGCTGGAGACCAAGGATGCCCAGGACTGGCTGAACAAGTCCGACAAGGCCTTCATGGACCGTGAAAACAGCAAGAAGGTCGACCAGCTGGCCTACCTGACCAACCAGCGCATCGAGGTGGCGAAAGAAACCATCGCCCTGCGCACCGCCGAAAACGAGCTGAAGAATGCCTCGGCCCAGCGTGCCCAGGCCAAGCTCGATGCCCGCGACGCGCAGATCGCCAAGCTGCAGGACAGCCTGAACGCCAAACAGACCGACCGCGGCACCCTGGTGACCTTCGGTGATGTGCTGTTCGACTTCAACAAGGCCAACCTCAAGAGCAACGCCTACCCGAACATCACCAAACTGGCGCAGTTCCTTCAGGAAAACCCAGAGCGCAAGGTAAGCGTCGAGGGCTATACCGACAGCGTCGGCTCGGCCAACTATAATCAGGGCCTGTCCGAACGCCGCGCCACCAGCGTGCGCATGGCGCTGGTACGCGCAGGCGTCGACCCGGCACGCATCGTTGCCCAGGGTTACGGCAAGGAATACCCGGTAGCGGACAACGGCAGCAACTCGGGCCGTGCGCAGAACCGTCGGGTGGAGGTGACCATCTCCAACGACAACCAACCGGTGGCACCGCGTTCGGTAAGCCAAGTCAGCCAGTAA
- a CDS encoding DUF4398 domain-containing protein: MELTTMKTRTAKPSSTHVRGLKLAALALGSSLVLAGCAGNPPTEQYAVTQSAVNSAVSAGGTEFAAVEMKAAQDKFKQAEIAMHDKKYDEAKLLAEQAEWDARVAERKAQAAKAQKALQDARQGVQDVRQEGLRSAE; this comes from the coding sequence ATGGAGCTGACCACCATGAAGACCCGCACTGCAAAACCCTCATCCACCCACGTGCGCGGGCTCAAGCTGGCCGCGCTGGCCCTCGGCAGTAGCCTGGTCCTGGCCGGCTGTGCGGGCAACCCGCCCACCGAGCAGTACGCCGTTACCCAGTCCGCCGTGAACTCCGCCGTCAGCGCGGGGGGCACCGAGTTCGCCGCAGTGGAGATGAAAGCGGCCCAGGACAAGTTCAAGCAGGCTGAAATCGCCATGCACGACAAGAAGTACGACGAAGCCAAGCTGCTGGCCGAGCAGGCCGAATGGGATGCCCGCGTCGCCGAACGCAAGGCCCAGGCAGCCAAGGCCCAGAAGGCCCTGCAGGATGCCCGCCAGGGCGTCCAGGACGTACGTCAGGAAGGCCTGCGCAGCGCTGAATGA
- the lysS gene encoding lysine--tRNA ligase yields MSDLKTESQDLQQEENALIALRKEKLAAERAKGNAFPNDFRRDSYCNDLQKQYADKTKEELEAAAIPVKVAGRIMLNRGSFMVIQDMTGRIQVYVNRKTLPEETLAAVKTWDLGDIISAEGTLARSGKGDLYVEMTNVRLLTKSLRPLPDKHHGLTDTEQRYRQRYVDLMVNEETRHTFRVRSQVISHIRKFLIERDFLEVETPMLQTIPGGAAAKPFETHHNALDMAMFLRIAPELYLKRLVVGGFEKVFEINRNFRNEGVSTRHNPEFTMLEFYQAYADYRDNMDLTEELFRELAQLVLGTTDVPYGDKVFHFGEPFVRLSVFDSILKYNPELTAADLQDVDRAREIAKKAGAKVLGHEGLGKLQVMIFEELVEHKLEQPHFITEYPFEVSPLARRNDDNPAVTDRFELFIGGREIANAYSELNDAEDQAERFLAQVAEKDAGDDEAMHYDADFVRALEYGMPPTAGEGIGIDRLVMLLTNSPSIRDVILFPHMRPQA; encoded by the coding sequence ATGAGCGACCTCAAGACCGAATCGCAAGACCTGCAACAGGAAGAAAACGCCCTGATCGCCCTGCGCAAGGAAAAACTTGCCGCCGAGCGTGCCAAGGGCAATGCCTTCCCCAACGACTTCCGTCGCGACAGCTACTGCAACGACCTGCAGAAGCAGTACGCGGACAAGACCAAGGAAGAGCTGGAAGCAGCCGCGATCCCGGTCAAGGTTGCCGGCCGTATCATGCTCAACCGTGGCTCGTTCATGGTTATCCAGGACATGACCGGCCGTATCCAGGTCTACGTCAACCGCAAGACCCTGCCGGAAGAGACTCTGGCTGCGGTCAAGACTTGGGACCTGGGCGACATCATCAGCGCCGAAGGCACCCTGGCCCGCTCCGGCAAGGGCGACCTGTACGTCGAGATGACCAACGTGCGCCTGCTGACCAAGTCGCTGCGTCCGCTGCCAGACAAGCACCACGGCCTGACCGACACCGAGCAGCGCTACCGCCAGCGCTACGTCGACCTGATGGTCAACGAAGAAACCCGCCACACCTTCCGTGTGCGTTCGCAGGTGATCTCGCACATCCGCAAGTTCCTCATCGAGCGCGACTTCCTCGAAGTCGAAACGCCGATGCTGCAGACCATCCCTGGCGGTGCCGCGGCCAAACCGTTCGAAACCCACCACAACGCCCTGGACATGGCCATGTTCCTGCGCATCGCGCCGGAGCTGTACCTCAAGCGCCTGGTAGTCGGTGGCTTTGAAAAAGTGTTCGAGATCAACCGCAACTTCCGTAACGAAGGCGTTTCGACTCGTCACAACCCTGAATTCACCATGCTTGAGTTCTACCAGGCCTACGCCGACTACCGCGACAACATGGACCTCACCGAGGAACTGTTCCGCGAGCTGGCGCAGCTGGTGCTGGGTACCACCGACGTACCGTACGGCGACAAGGTGTTCCACTTCGGCGAGCCGTTCGTGCGCCTGTCGGTGTTCGACTCGATCCTCAAGTACAACCCGGAGCTGACCGCAGCCGACCTGCAAGACGTCGACCGTGCCCGCGAGATCGCCAAGAAGGCCGGTGCCAAGGTGCTGGGCCACGAAGGCCTGGGCAAGCTGCAGGTGATGATTTTCGAAGAGCTGGTCGAGCACAAGCTGGAGCAGCCGCACTTCATCACCGAGTACCCGTTCGAAGTCTCGCCGCTGGCCCGTCGCAACGACGACAACCCGGCCGTGACCGACCGCTTCGAGCTGTTCATCGGTGGCCGCGAGATTGCCAACGCCTATTCCGAGCTCAACGATGCCGAAGACCAGGCCGAGCGCTTCCTGGCCCAGGTGGCCGAGAAGGATGCGGGTGACGACGAAGCCATGCACTACGACGCCGACTTCGTTCGCGCCCTGGAGTACGGCATGCCGCCGACCGCCGGTGAAGGCATCGGCATCGACCGCCTGGTGATGCTGCTGACCAACTCGCCGTCGATTCGCGACGTGATCCTGTTCCCGCACATGCGCCCACAGGCCTGA
- a CDS encoding flavohemoglobin expression-modulating QEGLA motif protein: protein MDEYQQTIRALSDRIVAAQTPIRVLDAVKWDDNIRQGFLKAKGKEPPAVDREYYLARPLAFDSSAVKAEFQAIERDIIRQLGQFNPVGQIMKRMCREYRMVVRMLEARGTEDFGLISQELYGAASDAFHAGDPTLADLGLMLSDYLNNIDGRGDLKDEPKNLTAKEAVDILQRRLNKVFGEAEETIRVFESDGIVADAAAGADYIKVRADAMFNNRDVRALEVHEGLVHVGTTLNGLSQPICTFLAKGPPSSTVTQEGLAILMEVIAFASYPSRLRKLTNRTRAIHMVEEGADFLQVFDFFREQGFEMTQSYSNASRVFRGSVPNGLPFTKDLSYLKGFIMVYNYIQLAVKKGKLEQIPLLFCGKTTLEDMRTLRQLVEEGLVEPPKYLPEQFRDLNALSAWMCFSNFLNHLSLDRIEADYANIL from the coding sequence GTGGACGAATACCAGCAAACCATCCGCGCCCTCTCTGACCGCATCGTCGCGGCGCAGACCCCCATCCGGGTTCTGGACGCGGTGAAATGGGACGACAACATTCGCCAGGGCTTCCTCAAGGCCAAGGGCAAGGAGCCGCCCGCCGTTGACCGCGAGTACTACCTGGCCCGCCCGCTGGCGTTCGACTCCAGCGCAGTGAAGGCCGAGTTCCAGGCCATCGAGCGTGACATCATTCGCCAGCTCGGCCAGTTCAACCCGGTCGGGCAGATCATGAAGCGCATGTGCCGCGAGTACCGCATGGTCGTGCGCATGCTCGAAGCCCGCGGTACCGAGGACTTCGGGCTGATCTCCCAGGAACTGTACGGCGCGGCCTCCGACGCCTTCCATGCCGGTGACCCGACCCTGGCCGACCTGGGGCTGATGCTCTCGGACTACCTGAACAACATCGACGGGCGTGGCGACCTCAAGGACGAGCCGAAGAACCTCACCGCCAAGGAGGCCGTGGACATCCTCCAGCGCCGCCTGAACAAAGTGTTCGGCGAAGCCGAAGAAACCATCCGCGTATTCGAGTCGGATGGTATCGTCGCCGATGCTGCGGCCGGCGCCGACTACATCAAGGTGCGTGCCGATGCCATGTTCAACAACCGCGACGTACGTGCATTGGAGGTGCATGAAGGCCTGGTGCACGTGGGCACCACGCTCAATGGCCTGAGCCAGCCGATCTGCACCTTCCTGGCCAAGGGCCCGCCCTCGTCGACGGTGACCCAGGAAGGCCTGGCCATCCTCATGGAAGTGATCGCCTTCGCATCCTACCCCAGCCGCCTGCGCAAGCTGACCAACCGCACCCGCGCCATCCACATGGTCGAGGAGGGCGCCGATTTCCTGCAGGTGTTCGACTTCTTCCGTGAGCAAGGCTTCGAGATGACGCAGAGCTACAGCAACGCCAGCCGGGTGTTCCGCGGCTCGGTGCCCAATGGCCTGCCATTTACCAAGGACTTGTCCTACCTCAAGGGCTTCATCATGGTTTACAACTACATTCAGTTGGCCGTGAAGAAGGGCAAGCTCGAGCAGATTCCGCTGCTGTTCTGCGGCAAGACCACTCTGGAAGACATGCGCACGCTGCGCCAACTGGTCGAGGAGGGGCTGGTGGAGCCACCCAAGTACCTGCCGGAGCAGTTCCGTGACCTCAACGCGCTGTCGGCCTGGATGTGCTTCTCCAACTTCCTCAACCACTTGAGCCTGGATCGCATTGAAGCCGACTACGCGAACATTCTCTGA
- a CDS encoding TetR/AcrR family transcriptional regulator — MAQQGAAGIATAVAESVQYQGRKTARQGSEQRRQLILDAAMRIVVRDGVRGVRHRAVAAEAGVPLSATTYYFKDIEDLLTDTFAQYVERSADYMAKLWANTEVVLRQLLAQGDGSVQSRARLADEIARMTADYVQRQLLNRRDFMMAEQAFRQEALLCPRLAELVCAHEQILLHGARQLLQVVGSQQPEQDAQMLTAIIEQMEYQGLLKDADAQADGQMLAMLTRYLHLVLASA, encoded by the coding sequence ATGGCCCAACAAGGCGCCGCCGGCATCGCCACCGCCGTCGCCGAAAGCGTGCAGTACCAGGGTCGCAAGACCGCCCGTCAAGGCAGCGAACAACGCCGCCAGCTGATCCTCGACGCCGCCATGCGCATCGTCGTGCGCGATGGCGTGCGTGGCGTGCGCCACCGTGCGGTGGCCGCCGAGGCGGGTGTGCCGCTGTCGGCCACCACCTATTACTTCAAGGACATCGAGGACCTGCTCACCGATACCTTCGCCCAGTACGTCGAGCGCAGTGCCGACTACATGGCCAAGCTCTGGGCCAACACCGAAGTGGTACTGCGCCAGCTGCTGGCCCAGGGCGATGGCAGCGTGCAGTCGCGGGCGCGGCTGGCCGACGAAATCGCGCGCATGACTGCCGACTACGTCCAGCGCCAGTTGCTCAACCGCCGCGATTTCATGATGGCCGAGCAGGCCTTCCGTCAGGAGGCCCTTCTTTGCCCGCGTTTGGCCGAGCTGGTGTGCGCGCACGAGCAGATTCTGCTGCATGGCGCACGCCAGCTGCTGCAGGTGGTAGGCTCGCAGCAACCGGAACAGGACGCCCAAATGTTGACGGCGATTATCGAGCAGATGGAATATCAGGGCCTGCTCAAGGACGCCGATGCGCAAGCCGATGGGCAGATGCTCGCTATGCTTACCCGTTACCTGCACCTGGTGTTGGCATCGGCCTGA
- the ppc gene encoding phosphoenolpyruvate carboxylase, translated as MTDIDVRLREDVHVLGELLGETIRQQHGDAFLQKIEDIRHSAKADRRGAGEQLSSTLADLAEEDLLPVARAFNQFLNLANMAEQYQLIRRRDAGQPEPFEARVLPELLARLKQAGHKDDALARQLAKLDIQLVLTAHPTEVARRTLIQKYDAIAGQLAVQDHRDLTPAERQQVRERLRRLIAEAWHTEEIRRTRPTPVDEAKWGFAVIEHSLWQAIPNHLRKVDKALFEATGLRLPLEAAPIRFASWMGGDRDGNPNVTAAVTREVLLLARWMAADLFLRDVDALAAELSMQQASQALRERVGDSAEPYRAVLKQLRDRLRATRAWAHTALTSNQPASAEVLVDNRDLIAPLELCYQSLHECGMGVIADGPLLDSLRRAVTFGLFLGRLDVRQDAARHCDALAEITDYLGLGSYADWDEERRIEFLQAELKNRRPLLPAHFKPQAETAEVLATCREIAAAPGASLGSYVISMAGAASDVLAVQLLLKEAGLTRPMRVVPLFETLADLDNAGPVMQRLLGLPGYRASLRGPQEVMIGYSDSAKDAGTTAAAWAQYRAQENLVRICREHQVELLLFHGRGGTVGRGGGPAHAAILSQPPGSVAGRFRTTEQGEMIRFKFGLPGIAEQNLNLYLAAVLEATLLPPPPPEPAWRALMDQLAADGLKAYRGVVRENPDFVEYFRQSTPEQELGRLPLGSRPAKRRAGGIESLRAIPWIFGWTQTRLMLPAWLGWETALSNALARGQGALLAQMREQWPFFRTRIDMLEMVLAKADAEIAKAYDERLVQPGLLPLGAHLRDLLSQSCQVVLGLTGQPVLLAHSPETLEFISLRNTYLDPLHRLQAELLARSRSREAALDSPLEQALLVTVAGIAAGLRNTG; from the coding sequence ATGACTGATATCGATGTGCGCTTGCGTGAAGATGTCCATGTGTTGGGGGAGTTGCTTGGCGAGACCATTCGCCAGCAGCACGGTGATGCGTTCCTGCAGAAGATCGAGGACATCCGCCACAGTGCCAAGGCCGACCGCCGCGGAGCTGGCGAGCAGTTGAGCTCGACCCTCGCCGACCTCGCCGAAGAGGACCTGCTGCCGGTGGCACGGGCTTTCAACCAGTTCCTCAACCTGGCCAACATGGCCGAGCAGTATCAGCTGATCCGCCGCCGCGATGCAGGCCAGCCAGAACCGTTCGAAGCGCGGGTATTGCCCGAACTGCTGGCGCGGCTGAAGCAGGCCGGGCACAAGGATGATGCCTTGGCCCGGCAATTGGCCAAGCTCGATATCCAGCTGGTGCTCACCGCACACCCGACCGAAGTGGCGCGGCGCACGTTGATCCAGAAATACGATGCCATCGCCGGCCAGCTGGCCGTGCAGGACCACCGCGACCTGACCCCCGCCGAGCGCCAGCAGGTACGTGAACGCCTGCGCCGGCTGATCGCCGAGGCCTGGCACACCGAAGAAATCCGCCGCACCCGGCCAACCCCGGTGGACGAGGCCAAATGGGGCTTCGCGGTGATCGAGCACTCGCTGTGGCAGGCCATTCCCAACCACTTGCGCAAGGTCGACAAGGCACTGTTCGAAGCCACAGGGCTGCGCCTGCCGCTGGAAGCCGCACCCATCCGCTTTGCTTCGTGGATGGGCGGTGACCGTGACGGCAACCCCAATGTCACGGCTGCTGTGACCCGTGAGGTGCTGCTGCTGGCCCGTTGGATGGCGGCTGACCTGTTCCTGCGTGATGTCGATGCGCTGGCCGCCGAGCTGTCCATGCAGCAGGCCAGCCAGGCACTGCGTGAGCGTGTGGGCGACAGTGCCGAGCCGTACCGGGCCGTGCTCAAACAGTTGCGTGACCGCCTGCGGGCCACCCGCGCCTGGGCCCATACTGCACTGACCAGCAACCAGCCGGCCAGCGCCGAGGTGCTGGTGGACAACCGCGACCTGATCGCCCCGCTGGAGCTGTGCTATCAGTCATTGCATGAGTGCGGCATGGGCGTGATCGCTGATGGCCCGCTGCTCGACAGCCTGCGCCGGGCGGTGACCTTCGGCCTGTTCCTCGGCCGCCTGGATGTGCGTCAGGACGCCGCCCGGCACTGTGATGCACTGGCTGAAATCACGGATTACCTGGGGTTGGGCAGTTATGCCGACTGGGACGAAGAGCGCCGTATCGAATTCCTCCAGGCGGAGCTGAAGAACCGCAGGCCTTTGCTGCCTGCGCACTTCAAACCCCAGGCAGAAACTGCTGAAGTGCTTGCCACTTGCCGTGAGATCGCCGCTGCACCGGGCGCCTCGCTGGGTTCCTACGTGATCTCGATGGCGGGCGCAGCCTCCGATGTGCTGGCCGTGCAGTTACTGCTCAAGGAAGCCGGCCTGACTCGGCCGATGCGCGTGGTGCCGCTGTTCGAAACCCTGGCCGACCTGGACAACGCGGGCCCTGTGATGCAGCGCCTGCTTGGCCTGCCGGGCTACCGCGCCAGCCTGCGCGGGCCGCAGGAAGTGATGATCGGTTATTCCGACTCGGCCAAGGACGCCGGCACCACGGCGGCTGCCTGGGCCCAGTACCGTGCCCAGGAAAACCTGGTGCGCATCTGCCGCGAGCATCAGGTCGAGCTGCTGCTGTTCCACGGTCGCGGTGGCACCGTTGGCCGTGGCGGCGGCCCGGCCCACGCGGCGATTCTGTCGCAGCCGCCAGGCTCTGTGGCAGGGCGCTTCCGCACCACCGAGCAGGGTGAGATGATCCGCTTCAAGTTCGGCTTGCCGGGCATCGCCGAGCAGAACCTCAACCTCTACCTGGCCGCCGTGCTCGAAGCCACCTTGCTGCCGCCGCCGCCACCAGAACCGGCCTGGCGCGCACTGATGGACCAGCTCGCGGCCGATGGCCTCAAGGCATACCGCGGCGTGGTGCGGGAAAACCCTGATTTCGTCGAATACTTCCGCCAGTCGACCCCCGAGCAGGAGCTGGGCCGCCTGCCGTTGGGCAGCCGCCCGGCCAAGCGCCGTGCCGGTGGCATCGAAAGCCTGCGGGCGATCCCGTGGATCTTCGGCTGGACCCAGACACGCCTGATGCTGCCGGCCTGGCTGGGGTGGGAAACCGCCCTGAGCAATGCCTTGGCGCGTGGCCAGGGCGCGTTGCTGGCGCAGATGCGCGAGCAGTGGCCGTTCTTCCGCACCCGCATCGACATGCTGGAAATGGTCCTGGCCAAGGCCGACGCGGAGATTGCCAAGGCCTACGACGAACGTCTAGTGCAACCAGGGTTGCTTCCTTTAGGTGCGCACCTGCGCGACCTATTGTCGCAGTCGTGCCAGGTGGTATTGGGCCTGACCGGGCAGCCGGTGCTACTGGCGCACAGCCCTGAGACCCTGGAATTCATCAGCCTGCGCAATACCTATCTGGACCCGCTGCACCGCCTGCAGGCCGAGTTGCTGGCCCGTTCGCGCAGCCGCGAAGCCGCTCTGGACAGCCCGTTGGAGCAGGCCTTGCTGGTGACCGTGGCAGGTATTGCCGCAGGCCTGCGCAACACCGGTTGA
- a CDS encoding alpha/beta hydrolase, producing the protein MKPTTRTFSERCRLLVLGLFMLGLGGCSSLLFYPEPGEPFTPQRAKLEYRDITLTTADGLRLHGWWLPAKAGVEVKGTVLHLHGNGGNLPGHLGGSYWLPEQGYQVLMIDYRGYGLSEGSPSLPEVYQDIAAAMAWLDQAPEVKGKPLVLLGQSLGGAMAIHYLAQHPEQRQRFSALVFDGVPASYRGVGRYALSTSWMTWPLQVPLSWLVPDGDSAIRSIGQLSSPPKLFFHSIDDALVPMDNGIRLYQNAPAPRVLQLTRGGHVQTFADPVWRQVMLRFLDDPSHFNGLRRLAEVPNYPDEKNKQ; encoded by the coding sequence TTGAAGCCGACTACGCGAACATTCTCTGAACGCTGCCGCCTGCTCGTCCTGGGCCTGTTCATGCTCGGGCTGGGCGGTTGCAGTAGCCTGCTGTTCTACCCGGAACCTGGCGAGCCGTTCACTCCGCAGCGGGCCAAGCTGGAGTACCGCGACATCACACTCACCACCGCCGATGGCCTGCGCCTGCATGGCTGGTGGCTGCCGGCCAAGGCTGGGGTGGAGGTGAAAGGGACGGTGCTGCACCTGCACGGCAATGGCGGCAACCTGCCGGGCCACCTGGGCGGCAGCTACTGGCTGCCGGAGCAGGGTTACCAGGTGCTGATGATCGATTACCGTGGCTATGGCCTGTCGGAGGGCTCGCCGAGCTTGCCCGAGGTCTACCAGGACATCGCTGCGGCGATGGCGTGGCTGGACCAGGCCCCTGAGGTCAAGGGCAAGCCCCTGGTGCTGCTTGGCCAGAGCCTCGGTGGGGCGATGGCGATCCACTACCTGGCGCAACACCCCGAGCAGCGCCAGCGCTTCAGTGCCCTGGTGTTCGACGGCGTGCCGGCCAGTTACCGTGGGGTCGGCCGCTATGCCCTGAGTACTTCGTGGATGACCTGGCCGCTGCAGGTGCCGCTGTCCTGGCTGGTGCCGGACGGCGACAGTGCGATCCGATCGATCGGGCAACTGAGCAGCCCGCCGAAGCTGTTTTTCCACAGTATCGACGACGCCCTGGTGCCGATGGACAACGGTATCCGCCTGTACCAGAACGCGCCGGCCCCGCGGGTGCTGCAGCTGACTCGTGGCGGCCACGTGCAGACCTTCGCCGACCCGGTGTGGCGCCAGGTGATGCTGCGCTTCCTCGATGACCCCAGCCATTTCAACGGCCTGCGGCGGCTTGCCGAAGTGCCCAATTACCCTGACGAGAAGAACAAGCAATGA